From Thermovenabulum gondwanense, one genomic window encodes:
- the acsC gene encoding acetyl-CoA decarbonylase/synthase complex subunit gamma, protein MALTGMDIYKMLPKKNCKECGFPTCLAFAMKLAQGGIEAEKCPYMSEEVKQKLSDATAPLMKTVKFGYGEKTYTLGGETVLFRHEKTFVNRNRFAVMFSDVMSEEDINGRIERMNKVSYVRINERMYVEIAAVKCESDNKEKYLGLLKKVKDECKDAVPMIINENAEIAKAAVEEVKDLGPILYGANDQNYEEMVNIAKQYNILLGVEANNLEELYKLVEKIHALGYKELILGTKAVSAKKAFEDVVNIRRTALITQDRVFGYPAAVFVNRLSKDKFLQLSYATVFVEKYASIIVLDDIDYSIALPLFALRQNIYTDPQRPMRVEQGIYRIGQAEENSPVLVTVDFALTYFIVSGEVERSKVPSWVLVPDAGGYSVLTAWAAGKLSGKSIAKAVKDFGVEEKVKTREIIIPGKVAVLKSDIEDALPGWKVVVGSEEAALLPKFLRDYISKRA, encoded by the coding sequence ATGGCTTTAACAGGTATGGATATATATAAAATGCTTCCCAAGAAAAACTGTAAAGAGTGCGGTTTTCCCACCTGTCTTGCTTTTGCAATGAAATTAGCCCAGGGGGGCATAGAAGCAGAAAAATGCCCCTATATGTCTGAGGAAGTAAAACAAAAACTTTCCGATGCCACCGCTCCACTGATGAAAACGGTTAAATTCGGATACGGTGAAAAAACCTATACCCTGGGAGGAGAAACCGTTCTTTTCAGGCATGAAAAGACTTTTGTGAACAGAAATAGATTTGCCGTAATGTTCAGCGATGTGATGTCCGAAGAAGACATCAATGGTAGGATTGAGCGCATGAACAAAGTAAGTTACGTTCGCATAAATGAGAGAATGTATGTGGAAATTGCAGCGGTGAAATGTGAAAGTGACAACAAAGAAAAATATTTGGGACTTTTGAAAAAAGTCAAGGACGAATGTAAAGATGCCGTGCCCATGATCATTAATGAAAATGCGGAAATTGCAAAAGCAGCGGTGGAAGAGGTAAAGGACTTAGGACCGATACTCTACGGTGCAAACGATCAAAACTACGAAGAGATGGTAAATATTGCAAAGCAGTATAATATTCTTTTAGGTGTTGAGGCGAACAATTTAGAAGAATTGTATAAACTGGTGGAGAAAATACATGCTCTGGGCTATAAAGAATTAATACTGGGGACAAAAGCGGTAAGCGCCAAAAAAGCCTTTGAAGATGTGGTAAACATCAGGAGGACCGCTCTAATTACCCAGGACAGGGTCTTTGGATACCCTGCAGCAGTTTTTGTAAACCGGTTATCGAAGGATAAATTCCTGCAGCTTTCCTATGCCACCGTGTTTGTGGAAAAATATGCGTCAATAATAGTCCTGGACGATATTGATTATTCTATAGCTTTACCGTTATTTGCCTTAAGGCAGAATATTTATACCGATCCGCAGAGGCCTATGAGGGTGGAACAAGGTATATACAGGATAGGACAGGCCGAGGAAAATTCACCGGTTCTCGTTACGGTGGATTTTGCCCTGACCTATTTTATAGTTTCCGGTGAGGTGGAGAGGTCAAAGGTGCCTTCATGGGTGCTGGTACCCGATGCGGGGGGATACTCCGTGCTTACAGCCTGGGCAGCAGGGAAGTTGAGCGGAAAATCGATTGCAAAAGCTGTGAAGGATTTTGGGGTAGAAGAAAAGGTAAAAACCAGGGAAATCATCATTCCCGGGAAGGTAGCGGTTTTAAAATCCGATATCGAAGATGCCCTGCCCGGCTGGAAAGTCGTTGTGGGTTCCGAAGAGGCAGCTTTGCTTCCGAAGTTCCTGAGAGATTATATCTCCAAAAGGGCGTAA
- the acsE gene encoding carbon monoxide dehydrogenase/acetyl-CoA synthase methytransferase subunit, whose protein sequence is MARFLTIGERIHVISPVIRKALQERDPKPILERAKEQVLAGAHYLDVNIGPAERDGEELMQWVVKVLQAEFPNIPLCLDTANAKAIEAGLKVYDPKPGKAIINSADAGSRMGMLEVAAEYGAMVIGLCAKEGIPRDNDERITYCTEILDRAMQLGLNPEDILFDPLFVVVKGMQDKQQEVLEAVRQISEMGLKTTGGLSNVSNGCPKELRGLIEAVFCSMAIQCGLTSAIINPCNKMLMDVIKTAEVIKGWNLYCDSYLEL, encoded by the coding sequence ATGGCAAGGTTTTTAACAATTGGAGAAAGGATTCATGTGATTTCGCCGGTCATCAGGAAAGCGCTTCAGGAAAGGGATCCAAAACCCATCCTGGAAAGAGCGAAGGAACAGGTATTAGCAGGGGCCCATTACCTTGATGTAAACATTGGCCCTGCTGAAAGGGATGGAGAAGAGTTAATGCAATGGGTGGTAAAAGTTTTGCAAGCAGAATTCCCAAATATTCCTCTTTGTTTGGATACTGCCAATGCTAAGGCGATAGAAGCGGGGTTAAAGGTTTACGATCCAAAACCGGGAAAGGCTATTATAAACTCTGCCGATGCAGGGTCAAGAATGGGTATGCTGGAAGTTGCGGCCGAATACGGTGCAATGGTAATAGGCCTTTGTGCTAAGGAGGGGATCCCCAGGGACAATGATGAAAGAATCACCTATTGCACTGAAATCCTGGATAGAGCTATGCAGCTCGGGCTCAACCCTGAAGATATTCTGTTTGACCCGCTTTTTGTGGTGGTAAAGGGGATGCAGGATAAACAGCAGGAAGTATTGGAAGCCGTAAGGCAAATTTCCGAAATGGGCTTAAAAACTACCGGAGGACTGAGCAATGTATCCAACGGATGCCCCAAAGAGTTGAGAGGTCTTATCGAGGCGGTATTTTGTTCGATGGCAATTCAGTGCGGATTAACTTCTGCCATTATAAATCCCTGCAACAAAATGCTTATGGATGTAATCAAAACGGCAGAAGTAATAAAAGGCTGGAATTTATACTGTGATTCTTACCTGGAACTTTAA